GAATCAATTGGATCGTTGTCGGCACCATGACCGGAGCTCAGAGCAGGAAGATTCATACGGAGCCGGAATGGGCATGGTCTCTGACGGACCAGGCACATAAGCTCGGCATTCCGGTGTTTATGAAGGAAGACCTTGTTCCTATCATAGGGGATGAAAATATGATTCAGGAAATGCCGGAAGAATTTAATAAAGTGTTAGAGGTACAGAAATCATGGAAGAAGTAATAAATGGAATCCTCATTCGTGAGGTGGAAACAAAGAACATCATGACTAAGTCTAGTCTGCCGGTAGGCGGTTACTCGGTCAATCCCTATGTGGGCTGTACACATGCCTGCAAGTATTGCTATGCTTCTTTTATGAAGCGATTTACCGGGCACAAGGAGGAATGGGGCACTTTCCTTGATGTGAAGCATTGGCCGGAAATTAAAAATCCGAAGAAATATGCCGGACAGCGGGTGGTCATCGGTTCTGTGACAGATGGCTACAATCCACAGGAGGAGCAATTCGGGAATACCAGAAAACTTCTGGAGCAGCTGATCGGCAGTGACGCAGATATTCTGATCTGCACAAAGTCGGATCTTGTGGTACGGGATATTGATTTGCTGAAGAAGCTTGGACGTGTAACCGTTTCATGGTCGATCAACACACTAGATGAAAATTTCAAGAACGATATGGACTCTGCTTCGAGCATTGAGCGCCGTATCGCTGCTATGAAGCAGGTATATGAAGCAGGTATCCGTACAGTCTGTTTCGTATCCCCGGTATTCCCCGGTATCACGGATTTTGAAGCAATCTTTGAGCGGGTAAAGGATCAGTGCGATCTGTTCTGGCTCGAAAATCTCAATCTTCGAGGCGGTTTCAAAAAGACAATTATGGATTATATCGCCGGAAAATATCCTGATCTTGTACCACTTTACGACGAGATCTATAACAAGCATAACCGCAGCTACTTTGAAGAACTTGAAGTAAAAGCTGAGAAAATGGCTCAGAAGTATGATTGTGCCTTTGTGGATAATGAAATGCCATATGGCAGAGTCCCGCAGGGGCATCCGGTGATCGTAGATTATTTCTATCATGAGGAAATCCGTGGGACAGAGAATACCGGAAAAAGAAATCGCTAACTTCCTGTTTGCCAACTTGCCCTTTGAGAGAGGAGAAATCCTTTTCTCAAAGGGCTTTTTCTATTTATACGGATATTCGCAAACTACAAGATAAAGCCAAAACTTCATATACTCTAAGCACAAGGAGGTTGAGGTTTGGCTATGAATAACAGTTTAACAGAAGTACATCCGGAGCTTGTTTCGGAGTGGTCGGAGAAGAAGGCGAAGGCAGGCAGAAGTCCTGCCCCGCCCCGTCCCAAGACTTTCGATTACCGGGAAAAAACGAGGATAATGAAAAAATCATAAAGTATCTGACAGAAAAAAGAGAAATTGAGAAAAACTGGTGGAAGAGTGGATTGACAGAGGTGATATTTACGAGGAAAAGAAGCATCATAATGTTATATTTGTCGGCAGAGATGCAGATGGTATTCCAAGATATGCACACTGCCGGGGAACTGGTGAAATAAAATATCGTGGAGATGTAGCAGGTTCTGATAAATCTTATGGATTCAGCTACAGAGGAACGGATAATCAGTTGTTTGTATTTGAAGCAGCTATTGATTGGGATACACGTCCATGTCTGACTATTATCTAACAGTATGTGAAAACTAAAGAACCGCCGTGTACCGAACGGTATGCACGGTGGTGTGAGAGGTCGGCTAATCAATTAATGATTAGCTTCCTACTCGATTGTTATTCCACAAAAAATGGGAATTATAAAGATTTAATTCTTTACTACGGATGTGTATTGTAAAAGATTATTTTGCTATACTGACAATATCAACAGAAAAGGTGGATATTAGCGAGGTGATCAGATGAATGCAGTGCAGAGAATACGATTAATTCGGATAATAGAAAAGATTGAAAAAAATCCGAAATTCAGTAACAAGCTTGGAGTGAAAAATACATCTGATTTTATATCAGATAAACAACGAAAAATGAATCACTCACAACTGGATGAGTGTTAGAAGGAGAAAAAGATGTTAACAGTATTATTTACTATTTGTATGATTTGGTTTGTTGGAAAATTTTTTATATTTGGCTTAAAAGCATCCTGGGGAATCATGAAATTACTTTGTATGGTTATTTTCTTTCCAGTGATATTGATTGGAATGGTAGTAGGCGGATTAATGTATATAGCTTTTCCACTATTGATCATTGGTGGGATTATCGGACTTGTAACGTCACATTCATAAAAAGTCAGAGAGGTGTTTTTGATGGGATATGATATTGAAAAAGAAAAAAGAGAAGCAATTGAAGCCGGACGCAGAGCCTTAAATAGTCTTAGTGCAGCAAAAGAGAATCTGAACAGTGCAAAAAACTGGGGTCTGGTAGATATGTTTGGTGGAGGGTTTTTCAGTACGATGCTGAAACATTCTAAAATGGATCATGCAAAGCAGAATATGGATCAGGCAAAGTATGACCTCCGTAATTTCAGCAGGGAATTAAATGATGTAAATATGGCATGTGATCTACACATCGATACCGGAGATTTTCTTTCATTTGCAGATTATTTTTTCGATGGATTTGTGGTGGACTGGATGGTCCAGGATCGAATCAATACTGCAAAAAGACAGGTAGAAGAAGCTATTCGAAGAACGGAAAGTATCGTCAATCAATTACAGCGTATGTAAAGAGAACGGCAATGAATCAGAAGTGATTCGTTGCCGTTCGTGCGATTTATGGATTATTTTAATTTTTCTTTTTCAGCATTTAGAAGTTCAAGATTGAGACCCTGTTCACTGGCCGTCTTATCTACCCAAAGATTCAGAGAGTCTATGGCTAAAGAAATTGCATCCAGTTTTTTACTGATAAAAGCAAAATCCCTCATCTCATCATCACTGATCTTGCCGTCACGAGCGATTTGGATCAGCCGACCGGTAAGAGGGTTGATTTCATTTAGACCGGCAATGGTTTCTAGGATGATATTTGACAAGTCAGTTACTTCTACTTCTGGAACATAGCGGTGGCCTATCTCACATTTGTGTGAGCAATAATAATTGCAGAGATCCGGTCTCTTATAAGCATCAGCCATTTGAATGATATCATAAGGTGTAGGCTCCTGTGTTTCGTATTCGAATTTTTCGATTTTAGAATCCGAGACAGCCTTCATTTTATCACTTGCTTCTGCCCTTGTAAGCCCTGCGGCTTCCCGGCAAAGCTGGTAAATTGTTTTGTTTTCTCTGGTAGATTGTTTACCCATGAGAATTTCCTCCCTGTATATCGCAAAACATGAGGATTATCAGGTGTTAAGTCCACATGCTGTGCGTGTGTTTTCTCTATGGATCTTATTATACTGGAAGCATCAAGAAACAACAAGAGATAACAGGAAGGATTGTGGAAAGGAGACAAGCCACGAAATAGATGCTGTAGTGAGCGTGGATGTCACTGCACACAACCTGATTGAAGTGCCTTAATATCCTCTTCCGGTGTAGTAATAGGTCCAATACCATAATTTTCTACCAGAAAGTTCAGAATGTTAGGTGATAAGAACGCTGGAAGAGAAGGACCAAGACGGATGTTTTTGATACCCAGATGCAAAAGTGTTAACAGGATGCAGACGGCTTTCTGTTCATACCAGGAAAGAACGAAGGAAAGCGGAAGCTCATTAACAGAACATCCAAATGCATCCGCAAGTGAGACAGCAACCTGGATCGCACCATAAGCATCGTTGCACTGGCCAATATCCATTAGTCGTGGCAGGCCACCGATTTCTCCCAGATCGAGATCATTGAAACGGAATTTCCCACATGCAAGAGTGAGGATCACACTGTCAGAAGGTGTCTGTTTTACAAATTCTGTATAATAATTTCGACCTGGCTTAGCACCATCACAGCCGGCAACCAGGAAGAAATGGCTGATATCGCCTGATTTTACGGCTTTTATTACAGTATCTGCATGGGACAGGATGGCTGCATGACCAAAACCAGTTGTCACTTTCGTACCACCGTTGATACCTGTGCGTATTTGATCTTCTTTGTAACCACCCAGTTCTAGTGCTTTTTCAATAACCGGTGTAAAATCTTTCTTCTCATCGATATGAACAGTGCCTGGGAAAGCAACAACTTCTGTTGTAAACACTCTGTCAGCATAGCTGTTTTTTGGAGGCATCAGGCAGTTGGTAGTGTAAAGGATCGGAGCGGGAAGATGATCAAATTCTTTCTGTTGATTCTGCCATGCGGTTCCGAAATTTCCTTTTAGATGAGGAAATTCCTTTAAGAATGGATAGGCATGGGCTGGGAGCATTTCACCATGAGTATAGATATTGATCCCTTTTCCGCTTGTCTGTTCAAGTAAAAGCTGCAGATCCTTTAGATCATGACCAGTTACTACGATAAATGGTCCTTTTTCTACGGTAAGTGTAACTTCCGTCGGTTCTGGTGTTCCATAGGTTTCTGTATTTGCCTTGTCAAGAAGTGCCATGCACTTCAAATTGATCTCTCCTACTTTGAGAACTGTAGAAAGCAGTGCTTCGGTGCTCTCTTCATAACCAATCTTAAATAGTGCTTCGCAGAAGAACAGATTCACTTCATCATCTTCATAATTCAGAATATTTGCATGATAGGCATATGCAGCCATTCCGCGAATGCCAAAGAGAATAAGGGACTTCAGGGATCGAATATCTTCGTCTGCATTCCATAGTTGCTGCATATCGTATTCGTCTGTTTTACCACACGGAGACTGACATTTGCTGCAATCAGGAGCCAGCCTTTCTTTCTCTGCTCTGACTTTTTGTATCATGCTTTCAATTGAAGCATTATCAAAATTGACATTTGTAACTGTAGTAAACAGTCCTTCAATTATGACTTGACTAGTTTTTTTAGAAACAGCTGTTGTGCTGTCAACAGCTCTTGCCAGACCAATCAACGCACCTGTCAGTTCATCCTGTAATTTTGCTGTATCTGCCGTTTTTCCACAGACACCAGAATTTCCTGTACATCCACTGCATCCGATCGTCTGTTCACACTGAAAACAAAACATTTTCTTATCCATTACTATATTCTCCTTTTATTCTAAGATCTTTTTTATCATTTCCATCCTCTGTCAATAGTATACAACTTGGGTTTCTGTAAAAAATATAGTATAATAATTGCAACATGTATGTTTGATTTCCAACAGGAGGAATTATTTTGAAAAAATATTTGCCTATTTTAAGAAACAGTCCTTTTTTTAAAGGCCTTACGGATAATGAGATACTATCTATATTACATTGCGTAAATGCAACGACAATTTACAGAGAACGAGGTTCGTATATTTTCAGAGCTGGGGACGCTACCGAAGTAATGGGACTTGTGGTGTCAGGCTGTGTTCTTGTTATGCAGGAAGACCTGTGGGGACATCGGAATATTCTGTCAAAATGCCATACCGGTGATTTTTTTGGCGAGCCATATGCAGCAAGTCCGGGAGCCGTTTTGAATGTCAGCGTGGCAGCAGATGAGGATTGTGAGATCATTTTTTTAAATGTTCAGAGGCTTCTGGTTTCCTGTCCAACGGCATGCGAACATCATCAGAAGTTGATCCGTAACCTGGTCAGTGTCTTGGCAAATAAGATATTGATCCTGAACGACAAGATCACACATGTCGGTAAGCGAACGACCAGAGATAAACTGTTATCTTATTTGTCAGCAGAATCCATCAGGCATTCATCGTTGTCTTTTGACATTCCTTTTGACCGACAGCAATTGGCAGATTATCTTTGTATTGATCGTGCAGCAATGTCTACGGAGATATCAAAATTACAAAAAGATGGTTATATAAAAACAAATCGAAAGCATTTTGAGTTGATCGTTAGTGCTTTCAGATAATAAATAGAAATCCACGGAGGTGTTTAACTGTTAAAATAGTCTTATAAAAAATTATAAATATGTGTTGGATTTTATAATTTTTATTGGTAGAATAAATTATAAATATTATACTGCACAGGGCAAACCATTTGAAATAATTAGTGATATAGGTTCTGGTATAAACTATAAGAAAAAAGGATTAAAAGAACTTATGAAACGAATATCTCAAAATAAAGTGGACAAGGTGGTTGTTTTTTATAAAGACAGATTGTTACGATTTGGATTTGAATTAGTTGAATATATTGCAAGTCTATATGATTGTGATATTGAAATCATTGATCATACTGAAAAGACAGAGCAACAAGAACTTCTTGAGGATTTAGTTCAGATAATAACTGTATTTAGTTGTAAATTACAAGGCAAAAGTGCCAATAAAGCAAGAAAACTTGTAAAAGAACTGATAGATGATGGTGGTGAAGAAGATGATAAAAACAATTCGAGTCATGCTGATCCCAAATAATAAACAGAATACAAAACTTTTTCGATATGCCAATACTGCCAGATTCGCTTATAACTGGGCGTTAGGAAGAGAAAAAGAAAACTATAAAAATGGTGGTAAGTTCCTATCGGATAGTGATCTGAGAAAAGAATTTACACAATTAAAGAAAACAGAGGAATATTCCTGGTTAAATGAAGTCTCAAATAATGTAACAAAACAGGCAATCAAAGATGCTTGTCATGCATATAAGAGCTTTTTCAAAGGATGTTCCAAGTTTCCGAAATTCAAAAGCCGAAAATTTTCTATACCATCTTTTTATCAGGATAATGTAAAGATCCAATTTTCAGATACGCATGTAAAAATTGAGGGTTTTGCTGCTTCCAAAAAGAAGAATAAGCAGAAGATAAACTGGATCAGACTTGCGGAAAAGAATCGGATACCTACGGATTGTAACTATAGTAATCCCCGTATTAGATATGATGGGATCAACTGGTGGATCACAGTAGGCATTGAATACGAAGACTCTGTTACCGTTCCCTCCAATGATGGGATAGGGATCGATTTAGGGATCAAAGATCTAGCGATATGTTCTGATGGCAATAAATATAAGAACATCAATAAAACGAAAAAAGTTAAGAAACTAGAGAAACAAAAACGCAGATTACAGCGTAGCATCTCTCGTTCATACGAGAACAATAAACAAGGAAAGGAATACTGTAAAACGAAGAATGTGATCAAAAAGGAAAAACTTTTATTAACATTAAATCACAGACTGACAAATATCCGTCATGATCATTTACATCATATAACATCAGAGATCGTAAAACGAGAACCAAGTTTTATCTGTATCGAAGATCTAAATGTAAAGGGAATGATGAAAAACAGACATTTATCCAAAGCAGTTCAACAACAGGGATTTTATGAATTTAGGCGGCAGATGGAATATAAATCTAAGTGGAACAATATTCAGGTGATCATTGCAGATCGATTTTTTCCAAGTTCTAAATTATGCAGTTGTTGTGGAAAGATCAAAAAAGATCTGAAGTTATCAGAACGTATTTACAAATGTGAATGTGGAAATATAATTGACAGAGATCTTCAGGCAGCTTTGAATCTTAAAAAATATGGAGAGGATGTTCTGAAACGATCTGTAGCATAATATATTCAAGTGATTACAGATATGTACTGATACGTTAGTCAGGAATTAACGCCTATGGAGAGTACAGGAACTTGTGAGTAGTACATGAATTGATTCGTTACAAAAGCATACTCGTTGAAGTAGGAATGAAACATAAAGGTTTATAACTTTTTATAAGTTTTCAGTAACGGAATATGATAATGTCAAAAGATGAATATTTGATCACAGATGCGCCCCTTAAAGCGCTGACTGTTTTTGCAATGCCCATGATCCTCGGCAGCTTCTTTCAGCAAGTGTATAACATGGCTGATTCGATCATAGTCGGTCAGTTTGTGGGTTCTTCTGCACTTGCAGCTGTTGGTGCCTGTGCCGCCCTTACGAATGTCTTCATTTGTGTAGCATTGGGTGCGGGTGTAGGTGCGGGTGTGCTTGTGAGCCGCTATTTTGGAGCTAGAGATTATGGCAAAATGAAAACGATCGTGTCAACATCATTGATCAGTTTTCTGGTCTTAAGTATATTTTTGGGTGTCTTTGGTTTTTGCTTTTCTCATTTGATGATGAGTGTATTACAAACACCTGCTGATATATTGAATGAAGCGGTATTGTATCTAAGAGTTTATTTTGTGGGATTTCCATTTTTGTTTATGTATAATATTCTTTCAACGATGTTTACTTCAATCGGTGAATCGAAAATACCGTTGGCTCTTTTAATATTCTCATCGATGTTAAATATATTGATGGATCTTTGGATGGTAGCTGGACTTGGACTCGGTGTGTTCGGTGCAGCCCTCGCAACTCTCATTGCACAGGGGATTTCCGCAGTGTTGTCACTTTTGATTTTCTTGTGCCGGATGCGTCGATATGAAAGTCGCTTTGACTGGTTTGACAGACAGGAGTTACATTCTATGCTTCAAATTGCTGTACCGTCAGTTCTTCAGCAGTCCACAGTGTCAATTGGCATGATGATCGTACAGGCAGTTGTGAATCCATTCGGTACACAGGCACTTGCAGGATATTCAGCAACGATGAGAGTAGAAAATGTTTTTTCATTGATATTTGTATCCATTGGTAATGCAGTTTCGCCGTATGTTTCTCAGAATCTTGGTGCAAAGAAGATCGAACGTATCAAAAAGGGATACCATGCTGCATTGGTGTTAGATATATGTTTCGCAATCCTTGCTTTCATGATCATCGAATCCTTGCATACCCAGATTTCTTCACTGTTCCTAGGGAAAGATGGAACTGCTTTAGCATATCAGGTGTCTGGAAATTATATGAGATGGCTCGGTTATTTCTTCACCTTCATGGGAATCAAGATGGCAACAGATGGAGTCCTTCGCGGTCTTGGGATCATGCGACCATTTCTTGTTGCTAACATGGTAAATCTTGCGATCCGCTTGTCAGTTGCTTTGATTTTTGCACCGCGTTTTGGTATTGCATTTGTCTGGCTCGCTGTACCAGCTGGCTGGTTTGCCAACTTTCTGATCTCCTATGCGGCACTCAGAAAATCATGGCCAAGTGATAATTGTAATTGCGTAATCAATACGAATGAGTTATTATAATAACAGATAGGTTTTTAAACCAGCAGCGAAAGCTTCTGAAGCCATACGAAGAAGGTTCAACGGACCTTTCTGCCGACAGACGGCAGGAAAACGGGATATTCATCATTTATCAGAATTCTGAAAATCGCGATTATATCATAAGATACAAAAACGACGCAGACAGTAAAATCGCATACTTTTAAAATGAATGGGCAGTCCCTCAGGCAGGGACTGTCTATTTTTCTGTTGAATTAAAGTAGCTGCAATAAAAATTGTAACTATTGATCCAGATTATTATACGAGAATATCGTACAAGGAGAGAATTTATGTTAGGAATCATCATTGACAGCATCAGTACTTTTATGTACAGTAAATTGCTAGTAATACTGTTGATCGGAGCGGGAATCTATTTTACGATCCGTACAAAACTGCCACAGATGAGATTATTTAAAGATGCCTGCAAAGCCGTTGTAGAAAAGCCAGAAGATGAAAATGGAGTATCATCGTTTCAGGCATTAATGGTATCTACCGCATCACGAGTTGGAACAGGAAATATCATTGGAGTATCGTCAGCTATCTGCATTGGAGGATTTGGCTCTGTATTCTGGATGTGGATCATTGCGATCATCGGAAGTGCATCCGCACTGATCGAAAGTACGCTGGCACAGATTTATAAGAGAAAAGGAAAAGATGGAGAATGTTACGGAGGACCGGCATATTACATTGAAGCAGCACTTCACTGCAGACCATTAGCGATCATATTCTGTATTTCCATGATCGCAACGTATGCATTTGGATTTAATATGCTCGCATCTTATAATTTACAATCTACATTTTCAGGATTCTCATTTTATGATGTAAAATGGACGCCATGGATCATCGGAGGAATTCTTGCAGTGATCACAGGATGGTGTCTCTTAGGCGGGGGATCAAGAATTGTAAAAGTAACATCTACATTAGTGCCAGCTATGGGGGTTGCATATATTCTGATCTCTGTGATCGTTATGATCATCAACCGTGCATATCTGCCAGTTGTATTTTCAAAGATCATCAGCGAAGCATTTGATTTCAAAGCAATTTTTGGTGCATTTGCAGGATCAGCTATGATGCAGGGAATCAGAAGAGGTCTGTACTCCAATGAAGCAGGTATTGGATCAGCACCAAATGCTTCTGCATCCGCACAAGTAAGTCATCCAATCAAACAGGGTTTAGTACAGATGTTATCCGTATTCATTGATACCCTGCTTTTATGCACAGCAACAGCCATGATGTGTTTGTCATCAGGAATCGCCCCTGCGCAAGAATTACAGGGGGCACCATGGGTACAGGCAGCACTGCATGAATCCTTAGGAAACTTCGGACCACTCTTTATCACAGTAGCGATGGTATTGTTTGCATTTACAACACTTCTTGGGAATTGTTTTTATTGTGATAACTTGTTAAATTATATCCACAAAGGACAGCCATCAAAGACATTCATGAAAGGATTTCGTATAGTATCTGCACTGGTTGTGTTCATTGGTGCAGGAATGGAAGTTTCTATGCTTTGGAATATTTCAGATGTTTTGATGGGAGTTATGGCACTGATCAATATTCCAGTGATCTTGATTTTGTCAAATACAGCACTGAAAGCATTGGAGGATTATGAAAAGCAGAAGAAAAATGGAGAGGATCCAGTGTTTAAGACTCGGAATATTGGAATGGAATACGAGACGGATTATTGGAGCTAGATTTATATTTTTTACTTTTGATACTGACATTATCATGGTATAATTAAAGAAAGATTCTAAGCAAAACAGACGAAAGTCTGTGACGCAAAGCTAAAGGGCCTGTAAAATGGCAGCCGGTTGTAGAAAATGATAGGCACTGTCTGTGTGGCAGTGCTGTTTTATTTCATAAGGATGAGATATAAAAATGAGGTTATAAGATGAAAAAAAGAAAAATTTTTACTGTTGTATTGATATTTTCTATGTTAATGGCAACTTTGGCAGGATGTGATAAGGCAGATAAAGTGTCTGACACAACAAAAAAACCTGTTATAAAAATTGGAAGTGACAATTATCCGCCTTATAATTTCCTGAATGAGGATGGTATCCCGACAGGTATAGATGTTGAACTGGCAACGGAAGCATTCAGAAGGATGGGGTATAAGACGGAGATCGTTCAGATCAATTGGGAAAAGAAAAAAGAGCTGGTAGAAAGTGGGAAAATTGATTGTATCATGGGATGTTTTTCAATGGAAGGGCGACTTAACGATTATCGTTGGGCCGGACCATATATAGCAAGCCGTCAGGTGGTTGCTGTAAATGAGAACAGTGACATTCATAAATTGAGTGATCTGAAAGGAAAGAATCTTGCAGTCCAGTCTACAACCAAACCGGAAGGTATCTTTCTGAAGCGGACAGATAAGAGAATTCCAAAACTTGGCAATCTGATCAGTCTTGGACACAGGGAATTGATCTATACATTTCTGGGAAAAGGGTATGTGGATGCTGTGGCTGTGCATGAGGAATCCATCATTCAGTATATGAAAGATTATGATACAAGCTTCCGCATTCTGAAGGAACCATTGATGGTCGTCGGGATAGGAGCTGCTTTTGCAAAGAATGATGACAGAGGAATCTGCGAGCAGATGAAACAGAAGCTGGAAGAAATGCACAAGGATGGTACCTCCCTGAAGATCATAAAAAAATATATGGATGATCCAGAGAAATATTTGGAGGTGGATGATCTTGGATATTAATGGAAGAGAAAAAGCAAAACGATTCTGGATAGTTGTTGGTTTGCTTGGCATCTGTATGTTTGTCACTGCAATTTTTTGTTTTTTTCATACGGAAAAAAACGAAGCTGAGAAAAGAATGGTGGAGATTGTAAACTATGTCAAAGTACAGTGCTCAACCTATACTCATTATAATGAATCTTCAGAATCAAAAAGTCTCCTTCGTGCGATCGAAAATGCCAGACAGATGAGTACAAATATTGATATGGAAGTAAAGAATAGAAAGCAGTTAGACCGAAAGTTTCTGAAAGAGAATCTGCAGTCACTCTGGGTGGATGGTATTCTTGTATTGGATGAAGAAGGAAAGAAAGTCTGTGAATACAGTATGGATGAAGGTTTGATGGATGAGATGATTGATTATCTGCAAAAAGATATCATCATGGATTACACAGGATATAAAGAAAGATCTTATTCAGAACGGATTGTCAGAGGAGATGGATCACGTATCGATATCGCAGCCTGCGCCAGAAAAGATGCCCCAGGGATCGTTGCAGTTTACTATTACACATCTCCGAGATTTATCAGAAATTATACTTTAACGATCCAGAGTCTTTTAAAGGGGTACAATACTGAGAAAGACGGGACGATCATCGTTGCAGACA
The sequence above is drawn from the Anaerostipes hadrus ATCC 29173 = JCM 17467 genome and encodes:
- a CDS encoding substrate-binding periplasmic protein, producing MKKRKIFTVVLIFSMLMATLAGCDKADKVSDTTKKPVIKIGSDNYPPYNFLNEDGIPTGIDVELATEAFRRMGYKTEIVQINWEKKKELVESGKIDCIMGCFSMEGRLNDYRWAGPYIASRQVVAVNENSDIHKLSDLKGKNLAVQSTTKPEGIFLKRTDKRIPKLGNLISLGHRELIYTFLGKGYVDAVAVHEESIIQYMKDYDTSFRILKEPLMVVGIGAAFAKNDDRGICEQMKQKLEEMHKDGTSLKIIKKYMDDPEKYLEVDDLGY
- a CDS encoding helix-turn-helix domain-containing protein gives rise to the protein MGKQSTRENKTIYQLCREAAGLTRAEASDKMKAVSDSKIEKFEYETQEPTPYDIIQMADAYKRPDLCNYYCSHKCEIGHRYVPEVEVTDLSNIILETIAGLNEINPLTGRLIQIARDGKISDDEMRDFAFISKKLDAISLAIDSLNLWVDKTASEQGLNLELLNAEKEKLK
- a CDS encoding RNA-guided endonuclease InsQ/TnpB family protein: MIKTIRVMLIPNNKQNTKLFRYANTARFAYNWALGREKENYKNGGKFLSDSDLRKEFTQLKKTEEYSWLNEVSNNVTKQAIKDACHAYKSFFKGCSKFPKFKSRKFSIPSFYQDNVKIQFSDTHVKIEGFAASKKKNKQKINWIRLAEKNRIPTDCNYSNPRIRYDGINWWITVGIEYEDSVTVPSNDGIGIDLGIKDLAICSDGNKYKNINKTKKVKKLEKQKRRLQRSISRSYENNKQGKEYCKTKNVIKKEKLLLTLNHRLTNIRHDHLHHITSEIVKREPSFICIEDLNVKGMMKNRHLSKAVQQQGFYEFRRQMEYKSKWNNIQVIIADRFFPSSKLCSCCGKIKKDLKLSERIYKCECGNIIDRDLQAALNLKKYGEDVLKRSVA
- a CDS encoding DUF3991 domain-containing protein, with protein sequence MEEWIDRGDIYEEKKHHNVIFVGRDADGIPRYAHCRGTGEIKYRGDVAGSDKSYGFSYRGTDNQLFVFEAAIDWDTRPCLTII
- the hcp gene encoding hydroxylamine reductase, which translates into the protein MDKKMFCFQCEQTIGCSGCTGNSGVCGKTADTAKLQDELTGALIGLARAVDSTTAVSKKTSQVIIEGLFTTVTNVNFDNASIESMIQKVRAEKERLAPDCSKCQSPCGKTDEYDMQQLWNADEDIRSLKSLILFGIRGMAAYAYHANILNYEDDEVNLFFCEALFKIGYEESTEALLSTVLKVGEINLKCMALLDKANTETYGTPEPTEVTLTVEKGPFIVVTGHDLKDLQLLLEQTSGKGINIYTHGEMLPAHAYPFLKEFPHLKGNFGTAWQNQQKEFDHLPAPILYTTNCLMPPKNSYADRVFTTEVVAFPGTVHIDEKKDFTPVIEKALELGGYKEDQIRTGINGGTKVTTGFGHAAILSHADTVIKAVKSGDISHFFLVAGCDGAKPGRNYYTEFVKQTPSDSVILTLACGKFRFNDLDLGEIGGLPRLMDIGQCNDAYGAIQVAVSLADAFGCSVNELPLSFVLSWYEQKAVCILLTLLHLGIKNIRLGPSLPAFLSPNILNFLVENYGIGPITTPEEDIKALQSGCVQ
- a CDS encoding Crp/Fnr family transcriptional regulator, with protein sequence MKKYLPILRNSPFFKGLTDNEILSILHCVNATTIYRERGSYIFRAGDATEVMGLVVSGCVLVMQEDLWGHRNILSKCHTGDFFGEPYAASPGAVLNVSVAADEDCEIIFLNVQRLLVSCPTACEHHQKLIRNLVSVLANKILILNDKITHVGKRTTRDKLLSYLSAESIRHSSLSFDIPFDRQQLADYLCIDRAAMSTEISKLQKDGYIKTNRKHFELIVSAFR
- a CDS encoding radical SAM mobile pair protein B, whose protein sequence is MEEVINGILIREVETKNIMTKSSLPVGGYSVNPYVGCTHACKYCYASFMKRFTGHKEEWGTFLDVKHWPEIKNPKKYAGQRVVIGSVTDGYNPQEEQFGNTRKLLEQLIGSDADILICTKSDLVVRDIDLLKKLGRVTVSWSINTLDENFKNDMDSASSIERRIAAMKQVYEAGIRTVCFVSPVFPGITDFEAIFERVKDQCDLFWLENLNLRGGFKKTIMDYIAGKYPDLVPLYDEIYNKHNRSYFEELEVKAEKMAQKYDCAFVDNEMPYGRVPQGHPVIVDYFYHEEIRGTENTGKRNR
- a CDS encoding alanine/glycine:cation symporter family protein, whose amino-acid sequence is MLGIIIDSISTFMYSKLLVILLIGAGIYFTIRTKLPQMRLFKDACKAVVEKPEDENGVSSFQALMVSTASRVGTGNIIGVSSAICIGGFGSVFWMWIIAIIGSASALIESTLAQIYKRKGKDGECYGGPAYYIEAALHCRPLAIIFCISMIATYAFGFNMLASYNLQSTFSGFSFYDVKWTPWIIGGILAVITGWCLLGGGSRIVKVTSTLVPAMGVAYILISVIVMIINRAYLPVVFSKIISEAFDFKAIFGAFAGSAMMQGIRRGLYSNEAGIGSAPNASASAQVSHPIKQGLVQMLSVFIDTLLLCTATAMMCLSSGIAPAQELQGAPWVQAALHESLGNFGPLFITVAMVLFAFTTLLGNCFYCDNLLNYIHKGQPSKTFMKGFRIVSALVVFIGAGMEVSMLWNISDVLMGVMALINIPVILILSNTALKALEDYEKQKKNGEDPVFKTRNIGMEYETDYWS
- a CDS encoding MATE family efflux transporter, producing the protein MSKDEYLITDAPLKALTVFAMPMILGSFFQQVYNMADSIIVGQFVGSSALAAVGACAALTNVFICVALGAGVGAGVLVSRYFGARDYGKMKTIVSTSLISFLVLSIFLGVFGFCFSHLMMSVLQTPADILNEAVLYLRVYFVGFPFLFMYNILSTMFTSIGESKIPLALLIFSSMLNILMDLWMVAGLGLGVFGAALATLIAQGISAVLSLLIFLCRMRRYESRFDWFDRQELHSMLQIAVPSVLQQSTVSIGMMIVQAVVNPFGTQALAGYSATMRVENVFSLIFVSIGNAVSPYVSQNLGAKKIERIKKGYHAALVLDICFAILAFMIIESLHTQISSLFLGKDGTALAYQVSGNYMRWLGYFFTFMGIKMATDGVLRGLGIMRPFLVANMVNLAIRLSVALIFAPRFGIAFVWLAVPAGWFANFLISYAALRKSWPSDNCNCVINTNELL